One Gossypium hirsutum isolate 1008001.06 chromosome A11, Gossypium_hirsutum_v2.1, whole genome shotgun sequence genomic window carries:
- the LOC107901313 gene encoding U-box domain-containing protein 5 isoform X1: MGIDAAQVVETPCHPSPFKVHHVMCTEFRKLVDRIMRIFPEIEAARPRCTSGITALCSLISAIDRAKLLLQYCSESSKLYLVITTDVLVSRFQKSKNLLEQGLCQIQNMVPVMLAVEISQIIDDLRAANFIPDKSEEEIGKVVRELLLRGVAESDSMDCAEIKALQTAASQLHFTTSKDILTEKRSIRKLLEKVSDSDQQKKYILRCLLYLLRKYSNLIIKEQTDDKTDRNEGAFASNNPSTNCMHTHSVNAESHMEYKQHDVLADKSSIATLPDEFKCPISSRLMYDPVIIASGQTFERIWIQKWFDDGNDSCPKTGVKLAHLSFTPNSTMKDLILKWCFAYGITIQDPSSQPDVSHLLETSYTSIASFGSYINDLRFPVDISNISLGSLDASYTSSKQNGDGLSLVPEQNSDDLCRYQSPSNISKMDLESLSSLLELDWEAQNKIVEDMKNHLECDELSCFSLSPENFIEPLIKFLSSGHYLQDVRAQRAGFQLLSTFLRKNRNGIRYLNEDAYSLLSLFLDSEVTQEVLDAMEVLSCHSSCKSKIAASGALVSLLNILDLNITDFQERAIKTLRNLSSSPDVCSNLERLECIPKLAPFLQDTTLARHCIVVLRNLCSNEAARASIAQTPGCIGSVAILLETNSHEDQEHALGILLSLCSQCVEYCHLVKDESDIFPALFDVSVNGSEKGKASALELLRLLRDTNYDGERQECFQSDNVAPEDANDNAKDKKSPKALFGVKLSMFSKSIPTKKKK, translated from the exons ATGGGGATCGATGCTGCCCAAGTAGTGGAGACTCCATGCCATCCCAGTCCCTTTAAG GTGCATCACGTGATGTGCACTGAATTTAGGAAGTTGGTTGATAGGATTATGAGGATATTCCCAGAAATCGAAGCTGCTCGACCTCGATGCACTTCGGGAATAACGGCACTATGCTCACTCATCAGTGCAATTGACAGAGCAAAGTTGCTTCTCCAGTACTGCAGCGAATCCAGTAAACTCTATctg GTAATAACAACGGATGTCCTAGTTTCAAGGTTTCAAAAATCAAAAAACTTGTTGGAACAAGGTTTATGCCAAATTCAGAACATGGTTCCAGTTATGTTGGCGGTCGAG ATCTCTCAAATTATTGATGATCTACGAGCTGCAAATTTTATCCCTGATAAATCTGAAGAAGAGATCGGGAAGGTTGTAAGAGAATTGCTCCTGAGGGGAGTTGCAGAGTCGGATTCAATGGACTGTGCTGAAATTAAAGCTCTTCAAACTGCAGCATCACAACTTCATTTTACGACTTCAAAAGACATCTTAACGGAGAAGAGATCTATTAGGAAGTTGCTGGAAAAAGTCAGTGACTCTGACCAACAAAAGAAATATATCTTGAGATGTCTTTTGTATCTGCTGAGGAAGTATTCGAACCTTATTATCAAAGAGCAAACAGACGACAAGACTGATCGGAATGAAGGAGCGTTTGCAAGTAACAACCCTAGTACTAATTGTATGCATACTCACTCGGTTAATGCGGAATCTCATATGGAGTATAAGCAACATGATGTTCTTGCTGATAAGTCAAGTATTGCCACTCTTCCTGACGAATTTAAATGCCCCATATCTTCAAGATTGATGTATGATCCTGTTATCATTGCTTCTGGACAAACATTTGAGAGGATTTGGATCCAGAAGTGGTTTGATGATGGTAATGATTCGTGCCCAAAAACCGGAGTGAAACTGGCCCATCTGTCATTTACTCCAAATTCTACCATGAAGGATCTAATATTAAAATGGTGTTTCGCATATGGGATCACCATTCAGGACCCAAGCAGCCAACCTGATGTGTCTCACTTGTTGGAAACTTCTTACACCTCCATAGCTAGTTTTGGCAGTTATATAAATGATCTGCGCTTTCCAGTGGACATCAGCAATATATCGCTAGGATCTTTAGATGCTAGTTATACTTCCAGTAAACAGAATGGAGATGGCTTAAGTTTGGTACCAGAGCAGAACAGTGATGATCTTTGCCGATATCAATCTCCCAGCAACATAAGTAAGATGGATTTGGAGTCTCTATCTAGCCTTCTTGAACTTGATTGGGAAGCACAAAATAAGATAGTTGAAGATATGAAAAATCATTTGGAATGTGATGAGCTATCTTGTTTTTCTTTGTCACCCGAGAACTTCATCGAGCCTCTCATTAAGTTTTTGAGCAGTGGTCATTATTTACAGGATGTAAGAGCACAGAGAGCTGGATTTCAGTTGTTATCGACCTTTCTTCGCAAAAACAG AAATGGCATAAGATACCTAAATGAAGATGCATATAGTCTGCTATCATTGTTCCTTGACTCTGAAGTAACTCAAGAGGTTCTCGATGCCATGGAAGTATTGTCTTGCCATAGCAGTTGTAAATCCAAGATTGCTGCATCTGGTGCTCTTGTTTCCCTTTTAAATATTCTTGACTTGAATATCACAGATTTCCAAGAACGAGCCATTAAAACTTTGCGCAACCTGTCCTCAAGCCCCGATGTTTGTTCCAATTTGGAGCGTTTGGAGTGCATCCCAAAATTGGCTCCATTCTTACAAGACACCACTCTCGCAAGGCACTGTATAGTGGTATTGCGAAATTTGTGCAGTAACGAAGCGGCTAGGGCTTCTATCGCCCAAACTCCTGGATGCATTGGTTCTGTTGCTATATTACTGGAGACCAACAGTCACGAGGATCAAGAGCATGCCTTGGGTATTCTCCTTTCGTTGTGCTCGCAATGTGTTGAATATTGTCATTTAGTGAAGGATGAGAGTGATATATTCCCCGCCCTTTTCGATGTATCCGTTAATGGGAGTGAAAAAGGGAAGGCAAGCGCATTGGAATTGCTACGGCTACTAAGAGATACCAACTATGATGGTGAACGACAAGAATGCTTTCAATCCGACAATGTTGCACCCGAAGATGCTAATGACAATGCCAAAGACAAGAAGTCTCCCAAGGCACTGTTTGGAGTGAAATTGTCCATGTTCTCAAAATCCATCccaacaaaaaagaagaaatga
- the LOC107901313 gene encoding U-box domain-containing protein 5 isoform X2, with product MRIFPEIEAARPRCTSGITALCSLISAIDRAKLLLQYCSESSKLYLVITTDVLVSRFQKSKNLLEQGLCQIQNMVPVMLAVEISQIIDDLRAANFIPDKSEEEIGKVVRELLLRGVAESDSMDCAEIKALQTAASQLHFTTSKDILTEKRSIRKLLEKVSDSDQQKKYILRCLLYLLRKYSNLIIKEQTDDKTDRNEGAFASNNPSTNCMHTHSVNAESHMEYKQHDVLADKSSIATLPDEFKCPISSRLMYDPVIIASGQTFERIWIQKWFDDGNDSCPKTGVKLAHLSFTPNSTMKDLILKWCFAYGITIQDPSSQPDVSHLLETSYTSIASFGSYINDLRFPVDISNISLGSLDASYTSSKQNGDGLSLVPEQNSDDLCRYQSPSNISKMDLESLSSLLELDWEAQNKIVEDMKNHLECDELSCFSLSPENFIEPLIKFLSSGHYLQDVRAQRAGFQLLSTFLRKNRNGIRYLNEDAYSLLSLFLDSEVTQEVLDAMEVLSCHSSCKSKIAASGALVSLLNILDLNITDFQERAIKTLRNLSSSPDVCSNLERLECIPKLAPFLQDTTLARHCIVVLRNLCSNEAARASIAQTPGCIGSVAILLETNSHEDQEHALGILLSLCSQCVEYCHLVKDESDIFPALFDVSVNGSEKGKASALELLRLLRDTNYDGERQECFQSDNVAPEDANDNAKDKKSPKALFGVKLSMFSKSIPTKKKK from the exons ATGAGGATATTCCCAGAAATCGAAGCTGCTCGACCTCGATGCACTTCGGGAATAACGGCACTATGCTCACTCATCAGTGCAATTGACAGAGCAAAGTTGCTTCTCCAGTACTGCAGCGAATCCAGTAAACTCTATctg GTAATAACAACGGATGTCCTAGTTTCAAGGTTTCAAAAATCAAAAAACTTGTTGGAACAAGGTTTATGCCAAATTCAGAACATGGTTCCAGTTATGTTGGCGGTCGAG ATCTCTCAAATTATTGATGATCTACGAGCTGCAAATTTTATCCCTGATAAATCTGAAGAAGAGATCGGGAAGGTTGTAAGAGAATTGCTCCTGAGGGGAGTTGCAGAGTCGGATTCAATGGACTGTGCTGAAATTAAAGCTCTTCAAACTGCAGCATCACAACTTCATTTTACGACTTCAAAAGACATCTTAACGGAGAAGAGATCTATTAGGAAGTTGCTGGAAAAAGTCAGTGACTCTGACCAACAAAAGAAATATATCTTGAGATGTCTTTTGTATCTGCTGAGGAAGTATTCGAACCTTATTATCAAAGAGCAAACAGACGACAAGACTGATCGGAATGAAGGAGCGTTTGCAAGTAACAACCCTAGTACTAATTGTATGCATACTCACTCGGTTAATGCGGAATCTCATATGGAGTATAAGCAACATGATGTTCTTGCTGATAAGTCAAGTATTGCCACTCTTCCTGACGAATTTAAATGCCCCATATCTTCAAGATTGATGTATGATCCTGTTATCATTGCTTCTGGACAAACATTTGAGAGGATTTGGATCCAGAAGTGGTTTGATGATGGTAATGATTCGTGCCCAAAAACCGGAGTGAAACTGGCCCATCTGTCATTTACTCCAAATTCTACCATGAAGGATCTAATATTAAAATGGTGTTTCGCATATGGGATCACCATTCAGGACCCAAGCAGCCAACCTGATGTGTCTCACTTGTTGGAAACTTCTTACACCTCCATAGCTAGTTTTGGCAGTTATATAAATGATCTGCGCTTTCCAGTGGACATCAGCAATATATCGCTAGGATCTTTAGATGCTAGTTATACTTCCAGTAAACAGAATGGAGATGGCTTAAGTTTGGTACCAGAGCAGAACAGTGATGATCTTTGCCGATATCAATCTCCCAGCAACATAAGTAAGATGGATTTGGAGTCTCTATCTAGCCTTCTTGAACTTGATTGGGAAGCACAAAATAAGATAGTTGAAGATATGAAAAATCATTTGGAATGTGATGAGCTATCTTGTTTTTCTTTGTCACCCGAGAACTTCATCGAGCCTCTCATTAAGTTTTTGAGCAGTGGTCATTATTTACAGGATGTAAGAGCACAGAGAGCTGGATTTCAGTTGTTATCGACCTTTCTTCGCAAAAACAG AAATGGCATAAGATACCTAAATGAAGATGCATATAGTCTGCTATCATTGTTCCTTGACTCTGAAGTAACTCAAGAGGTTCTCGATGCCATGGAAGTATTGTCTTGCCATAGCAGTTGTAAATCCAAGATTGCTGCATCTGGTGCTCTTGTTTCCCTTTTAAATATTCTTGACTTGAATATCACAGATTTCCAAGAACGAGCCATTAAAACTTTGCGCAACCTGTCCTCAAGCCCCGATGTTTGTTCCAATTTGGAGCGTTTGGAGTGCATCCCAAAATTGGCTCCATTCTTACAAGACACCACTCTCGCAAGGCACTGTATAGTGGTATTGCGAAATTTGTGCAGTAACGAAGCGGCTAGGGCTTCTATCGCCCAAACTCCTGGATGCATTGGTTCTGTTGCTATATTACTGGAGACCAACAGTCACGAGGATCAAGAGCATGCCTTGGGTATTCTCCTTTCGTTGTGCTCGCAATGTGTTGAATATTGTCATTTAGTGAAGGATGAGAGTGATATATTCCCCGCCCTTTTCGATGTATCCGTTAATGGGAGTGAAAAAGGGAAGGCAAGCGCATTGGAATTGCTACGGCTACTAAGAGATACCAACTATGATGGTGAACGACAAGAATGCTTTCAATCCGACAATGTTGCACCCGAAGATGCTAATGACAATGCCAAAGACAAGAAGTCTCCCAAGGCACTGTTTGGAGTGAAATTGTCCATGTTCTCAAAATCCATCccaacaaaaaagaagaaatga